The genomic interval tttttggaGTAGGTTCAAGAAGGTTACATTTTGACATAAGTGACACATAAAACACCTATCTATCGAAAATAGAAAAGACTGAAATAAACAAGTGGTATTTTAAGAAACtactttatttgaatgaattGAGCTGTACTTCAAACAGGCGAGGGCTCAGTCACGGTGTGCGCAAGCGTTGCGCAGAGCTGACGCACATGAGCACGTTTTATTTGCTGACTATTATCATGTTAAACATTTTGGTTGCTAAACGAAGATAATGCACATTACAGCCGTACAGCGAAGAGAGACGCGAAACGACGCTGAGCAATATTATTGCCTTTACTCCGAAGCGTTTACACACCATATCGACGTAGGATCTGCTGCTTTTCTTAAAGGCGACATCAGGAAACAGCTGCATCTTGAGAACTTCTTCTTAAGAGCCCCTAACGTTACCCATGCCAGTGctcttttattctgttttatattaGGATTGATTGAGACTCATTGACTCGTTGACATGAGAAAAATAAGATTTCCTGCTGCATCATAATAGCCTACTCGGACATTACAGGTCGTACCTCCACGAGAAGGTATTATGGTCCTATTGTCTATAAAAggtgatgataaaataaaaacaggccATCACAAAATCTACAATGTCTGTATTAGCTAGAGAACTTGTCACTGAAGAGGATCTGGTAAGTATAGTTTCATAGATGTTCTGGActgtaatattaacaaaaataccatgataaatgtatatattatttctttgttttctagGCAGAGGACAGTGTCTGTAGCAGCTATGTGTCTGACACTGAAAAGGTAAGATGGACATTTTTAAGTGAGAAATTAGGCCAGTCTGTTTCCTTACTTTTACTAAATCTTTCATTCTTCAATCTTTGAATGTTTGTGTCAAAAGGTACTATATGTGTCTGATTGTTAGATTTCATTTTAGAaatcaagaaaaaagaaagtttcAGGCAGACCACCTCCTTCTCCTAGTAAGTTTAATATTAAGAATTAAGTTTAAGATTTATTGCATTTCCATGCCTTCCACACAAAAGCTACCATCTTATTCGGTGCATTACTGTATCCAGTgtttgggaaagttacttttataaGTAATGCAATGTTACAATGGTGTTTTACTCCCTAACAAGTAACTAATTGCATTACTTAGTCACTTTTTTTGGAAAGTAATGTAGTACTTTACTTTTGCGTATTTGATTATCTACTTTATTTTTTGCGTATTTAACTATTGCAGGTTTACATTtcactgtttttgttcattttgttcatAGTTCACTTTTTTGTGCAGGTGATATAACttaatgcatgaataaattacatttattctatAACTACAAGTTATCATCATGTTTGCACAGTACACACTATGCATCTGCGCTTGTTCCTGATTTTTCTTCATATAAGGACAGAAGAGCTGTCAGTCAAAAAatggaaaaagtatttgaaaaagtaactgagatattttttttataagtaatgtgttattttactagttacttaaaTAAGTAATCTGATTTCGTAACTTGTGTATCAACACAgcataaaaactgtgaaaattGCTGTATTTGCTCATTTAATTATGGAGTTCTAAAGCAACTATAAACACtacaaaaatgcttttaaattaatagatattttctttaaatgaagGGTCACCATACCTGAACAGTGCAAACTTGCATCTGAAGAGATCTCCAGTAGCATCGTGGAGGACAGTGAAAGGGACACAGCTCCTAAACTATAAAACCTCTCCTGCTGGTACACCAAAGGACGTCTGGCTGCACTTACAGAATGATGGACATGGTCtgtcccccttttttttttaataatgaggCTAAAACTGTACACTGTGTTATGCATTTTACCATTTGAAATTATGCATCTTCTACTGAAAAAGATGAAGATAGGTTTCCATTATAAGACCCAAACAAAGGGCAAATCTGGACATGATTCAATTGCTGTTATGCCTCTCAGAAAAATGTATCTCATTTTAAGGATATATAAAAATTACTTACTGGTTATCTAGATAAAATAGCTTACTATCACAGAAATCACATTCGAAGGTCGTAaaccttttgacattttttaataccGGATCGTAACAAAAGAAACACTGGCTCAGGATCATGCATGGCTATATGCATTTTAAAGAcaagcaaatttaatttatttagctatGTAATCTATAAAGCTCACTGTTTCatatttgaaaaatgaatttCTAAGGactctaaattatcaacatgatcaaaacctTGCTGAAAAAAGAATCTGCTGTATACAGTCAGCTACCTGTACATGTTTTCTATCCTCTCAGTGCATACTTTATAGCAAGTTAAAGACCTagcataattgtaaaaatgaaacaaCTGAGGTTCACTTgatcaaaaagtaaaaatttgTATACTTCAGGGACACTGTCCAAGTCTCCTAAAGGTGCGGATTTCATTGTCACTTCCCAATACTTGAAGGAGGCCTTAGGAATGAAAAAGCCAAAATATTCCCGCCCTGCATCCAACGGTGAGATAAAAGTATCTATAGTCATAAACCTGAATATTCAgtttcactattattattattattttcaaatttgtCGCCATGTAATTATTTGTACAACTCTTTGTCAGGTTATGTTCCAGGGACCCCAGACTACAAAGATAAGGAGGAAATGTATGATGAAATAATTGATCTAAAAAAGGTGAAGTTCACCTCTCGCACACTCGCTTGCTGATGCATGAGTGCTTTTGAGGATATGTTTTTAGAATTTGGATTACATCAGCCAGCATGTTTTCAAAGAACTGGGCTTTATCTCAGCTGTCATATTATCTGTCCTATATGTATATCAGAGATTAGTGGTTCGGATTACTGTGTCCCAAAtcattatttgttaaaaatagcTTGCCAAATGTTCCTGGATGGTCTGTTATTTTTGCTTGATTTTTAGGAATTGTGATTTGGGCTAATATTACCCGCAATTCAAGAAGAGGAAATGGTTCTTAAGATTTGTTTTTAGTATTGCATAACACTAGAAATAGTATTAGTACTAATAAAGGTATTGCAAATTTTGTCTGTTATGATGGATGTACTCTAGTACTTGCCCATATGTGAAGCAGAGGTATGCACACTGAAATTTCATGCACCCGTGTGTTTGCTCTCCATGTTCTCAGACTGTCCAGTCCCAAAAGGCTGAATCGGACAAGATGAAAGCCAAGCTGCGGCGTCTTGAAGAAGAAAGCACTAAGAAAGACCGACAAATCGAACAGCTGCTGGATCCAGTGAAGGTGATGAACAAGCCTCAGCAGCAGAGATGAGCTGGAATAGAGGATAAGCATGATTACGTCACCTTATTGCGGAAATGAGTAGTTTAGTGTGAATGtagaattgaattgaactgtagCGTAACAAGAAGCCATTATgtgtttatacattatataactgaaaataaaaggaTTTCTTGAATCACAAACTTGATTGTCATGaaatcaaaaaacattatttacagtgtTACAACAATGTTAACaccttattttaaggtgtccttgttacacgttacatgtactgtACCTACTGTTATAGTTACTAATAATTATGCATAGTTACATGCAAGTAAACCTAATTCTAACCCTAAACATATAATACGTACATGTacagtagttaactaatattactcaatacttaaatgtataattccactgcaacaaggacaccttaaaataaagcgtaaacaaaatgtttattgtgaaataattattttgttgatAATATAGGACCCAGAGTATGCGAGGGTTTTAGTGGACAGAAAGACTGATCCTAGATCGGTGAGTATGGCATTATAAACATGTCACAATCACAATTCATCAGATCAATGATTCTTAATTTGATGAATGATATAATATGAAAAATgggtttctctcttttttttttgaacacaccagATCATTAACAGACTGAAACAGAGGATTCTACGATTGGAGAAGCAgtgcaaagaaaaagaaaatgcctTAAGGTCTGATGCCAAATTCATTTGTATTATACTGTCACGCAATTAATCATGTTATGGTGAATAAATACAGCATGAATAAACTTCATTATAGCATGTGGAGTCTAATTCTAGGTCATTAATAAAATGAGCAAATTTGTATACTTCTTTGTACTGGCTGTAAAATCATAACTTATTCTAATGAAGGTCTTGTGTGAAAATTATGAATTTGAATAGTTTttcccattttattattatttttttttattaatactagaTACTTATGGACCCCAGTGTATGTTGTATCTAAAATGATGAATTGTGTTTTGAAGAATGAATTTGCCTTTACAGTCAGCTTCAGAGTGACCTCAAAACTACCGACATGCAGGAAATGAAGATTACTGTGGAAACCTACTTTGAAGAGGTATTTtacatcattttatataaataatataatgatgtatataatttatatatatatataatgtatatattatgcattaaaaatgtatgcatttagcagacgcttttatccaaagcgacttacagtgcatccaggctataaaaaatttataccagtatgtatatgtatgtacatgtaccaaaatattttttaccagtatgtgcgttccctgggaattgaacccacaaccttttgcactttttatgcaatgctctaccactgagcaacaggaatatatatatgtatatatgtatatgtatatatatatatatatatatatatatatatatatatgtatatatatgtatgtatatatgtatatgtatatatatgtatatatatatatatatatatatatatatatatatatatatattacatctgtatgtttttattaatacaaatttaattataatacaaatatatttttcattcttaGGTTCAAAGATTGCAAGCACTTTTGGAGTCAACTGAAAGAAGGTGCAAACATTGTTAATTTTACTTGTCATTTGATGGTCCCTTTAAACTTAGTCTTTTTCTCACTCTCGTTTTCTCTGTTCAGTAATAAGGCAGAGAGCAAAAACATCAGGCGGCAGAACAAGACCCTTAGTGCAACGGTTCTGAAACTCACAAACACTGTTCAACACCTGGAGAACGAGAACCAGGAGCTCAAAAAAGATTTGACACTGGAAGAGATGAACATGATGGACAGCCCTGCGTGCCGAGCCAAGGGTActttaatttacaaaagcacGTCTAAACTTAAATTTACAGTAGAACTGGAAACACTATATTACCAAATGTCATTTATTACAGACAGCTGCTGAACCAGCGTAAGATAGAAAAAGCATTTAGTATTTCCTTACACAGTGCAAAATTCAGTcagtatttttatgtttacagGTTATATGGATTGGAGTAAACAGAGACTTGTGCGCCGAATCCTGGAGCTTGAAAaggtattatatatgtatgtatacaatatgttaacacacacatacatgcatatgtgtatatgtgttacATTAAATGTGTTACATTAAACATGTAGAATGCACATGTTAATGTAGTTTACTTGTTTTTCAGAGAGTTGAGCAGATGAAGAATCTTCAGATCGCTAAAGCGTCAGACTCACAGAAGAGCCCGGACAATAAAGGCACTAGGTCAGAAACTTCCAGTCAGAGTGATTCTGTCAACACAGAGATGGAGCCATCTGTTATTAAAGAGAGTGATGTGCATTTGAGGGAAGCAGTTAAGAAGCTTGGAGAAGAGAAAAAGGAACTACAGGAAAAGCTAACCCAGAGAGAGTgagtataattaaaatatcacaatttcatattcttcagaaaccattctgatatgctgatttggtgctcaagaaatgttttatattataacccatgtaaaaaaaatataaattataagtaatttgtgctacttaatatttttgtggagactgtgattttttttttaaagattctttaatgaatagaaagatcaaaaagaacagtatttatttgaaataagttcagaaatatttatcatattttgttttctgaaataaaatatttctcaaatatttAAGAGCAATTCTGatattttgtatttcttattaGCGAGGAGCTAAAGCAGTTGTCAGCTGAGAAGGATAAGAGTCTGAAAGAGGTCGAAAACGTGCTGAAGGAACTAATCAGAAATCATGAGGGCCTGATGCAAACACACAggtttgtaatataaaaataacaaagcaATCATGAATTAAAACTAGTGTGGTGATGTTTTTGCTCATTTCTGAAGATGCTTACATGAGTTCTGACATGACTGAACTCTTATGTGATGATACAAAGGAACAGAAAagaattacattttgattaaagattatgataACTGACTTTCTTCAGTCTTTTTAGAATAACATGCATTGATTAATCGTGATAAATATGAACAATGGAaatttatataactatatataaaagAGTCAATAAATTCactttagatatatatttttttatttacaggcAAGAGATGGGAGCACTGACCATAGAAATCAACGGTTTAAAAGAGAAACTAGAGGAGGAAAGAAAACTCAGATTACTACAAGATTCATGTCAGGTAATACAtctgaagtgtttttttaagaatgcTCACACAAAGTTCACTCAAGTGCAGATGGCAACTCGTGCATATGAAATCCGTGTTTCTCATCTCACAGGTACGGGACGGTTCTTTGCCATTAACACTCACAGAACCATTTTCGTCATCAGCGGCCGTACCGATAGAGAAGAACAGAGCAGCTAAGATCATCCAGACGCACTGGCGCTCACATCGACTACAGGTTGGTTCAAGACGTTGACATACTGTACACCAACAGTGACTGTAGATTATTCATATCCTCCTTATTCTTCTACTCCTTCTCTTAGGATCTAGTTCTTTTACAGTCCTGTCTCAGAGGGCATCTAACCAGGCAGAGGCAGTTAGATGGACAGAGTCAAGCAGACCCAAAAACTATTCCTGTTGCCATGGTAACTGTTTATGGCCTTTTGTTGGGatgttttattatatagtttGTTTATGCATTACATGTTGTTGCTCTGCTTAAGTTAGTACtgtacagctgttttcaacactgatgagaataatgagaaatatttcttaagaaccaaatcagcatgttagattgatttctgaatgatcatgtgacactgaagattgtagtaatgatgctgattcaactttgcatcacaggaataaataacattttaaaatatattcaagtagaaaactgatattttatatagGTACTTGTCAAGAAACCATAGTGATTAATGTGGTCAAAATTTCCTTGACTTTGTGTTTCAGATCCAATCAGATATGAATGCTCAGGCTGtacaggaagaggaagtgacTCTGCTGCAGTCCGTCTTTAGGGCTCATCTCAAACGCAGCATGCTGACAACAGACAGGTGATATAGATTGTGTAAACACTAAATTACTACAATACACACTAGACAATTCATTATTGTTGCACActtcaatatttatattatgatTTATAGTCAAAAACTAAACCTTGCACAGATGATTGTTCTGATTAGAGAATGCAAGTCTGCCGTCACAACAGTTGTTCTGAATGAAAATGGTTGCATGCATGGCCAGGTGGTCTCCTTACAGCCGTATGTTGACTTGACATTGCAGAGCGTCTGCAGTGACACAGTCTGCATCTTCCCTACATCAGAAAAAGCTGCATCTCTGCACTCCTCCACTGCTGCCCAGAGGCTGCTCACAGGCCGTATCTGCTAACAAAATACAAACCTCAGGTGATTATTCATCTGAAATAATGTGCTACGTTCTTGCTGAAGAGATTGATTTGAACTCATGCTGCTAATATCCCTGCTTGTTAATCTAGGATCAATAAGACTTTGTTGGTTCTcacatttaaaaccttttaatgaaccaaaaccttttttcattttcaaacaaagATTCATACCTGGTTATCTTTATTATGTCTTGTTCTGACTTCCCTTTTAAAACACTTCTGACTTGTCTTGTATTGAatgtttattgtaatatgttaAATGTAATACTCTTGCAGGTGTAACTCAGAATAATGGTGAGGAGACTGCAGAGGAACTACATCCTGCTAATAATGATAAGATGACAAGAAAAGAGCTGCATGACAAGAGCTCAATACCAGGTTAGAATACAGGATATCTGTAACTCATTCCTATTACACTACGtcactacctttttttttttttttttttttttaagaaattataaattttatttgggaaggatggattaaattgatcaattgACCACcagtatatatttgaataatctcATTTATGCATAAAGTATAATCATTCATCTGTTTTGTGTAATAAAATCTATGATTTTGTTGGTTTTAAGCAGACCTGCAGATCCACCAACACCAACAATCCAATAAAATTTCAAACACCGTAGATTCAGACGACTCTGATGACATCATTGTGTCTCCTTCAAAGCCgctgagaaaaagagaaaaatgcttAAGCCCATTCAGGGCTAATGACTTGATTTAGCTTCTTTATGTACTATTAGGGGCTGTTTTTTCTCGCATTTCTTGGATCACAAACTATTACCGGAGCAACCTAAAACAGAActgaagcaaaaaataattaactatatataggCAATAATGACTGTACAGAGAAGAACATGGATCATGGATGATGAACATGCAAACGTGGTTTTGTCACACTTTATTATTCTGTGACTTCTAGGAACTAAGCCTTCAGCTGTGTCTTTTTATTCCAAAAGTGCCTTTTGTTGAATGATTATTTTTAACGAGGATCAGGGATTTAATATTCTTCATGTCCTTTCACTGTAGATCAATATACATATTACACTTAAGCAGGATAtcgcataaaatatatttaagccgtttaaagctgcagtaggtaacttttgacgctctagcggttaataaactgcttgcgtcttgcggaagaacattatAGCCGGagctctctgtttatgtctatgaagaatcacaaaggtactccgccgcggtacccccgaagcaatctaaaatagtctgaatataaacacttattataggtgcaccctagtgattcaggacaggctacaaacacagtttggaaaatggattcatggtgtactcgcttattatatacattttgtaaattttgaacacaaataaatgtacggaccgcagctctgattggttgtttcttacagggagcggtgtatttctgcaaatggcaataggagcactgggaggagccagaggagtttgattttttcacagattatctgtctcatatactACTGTCAgcacataatgacaggtttaataaatatgtaaaaaatacatttttacaaaagttaccttctGCAGCTTTAAGTGTGCATTTAAGGTACACCTTGATACAAAAGGTATTGTGAATCTCCACAAATGTGGTTGATGTATGCTGTATAAGACAACTTTGTTCAGATTGGAGAAAACAAATGACAGTAAATACTGTTTCACTTAAATGTTGTCAATGTGTTAAATGTTAATATAGGTGTATTTGTATTGAACCAGTAACAGCACTGAAAATATGATGCTGTTTTTCCAATTTTAATGTCttgttaaaacttattttaaaagcttGTTTTCTTTGGTCTTTTGTCCTTTATGCTAAAGTATGACAATACATTTTCATCATTTAGTCTAACATCCTATCTAAAAATGGATACCTAGTTATTCATTTAATCTTTTTAACCAATTAATGTACATGACTTCTCCCGTCCATTGTGATGTAGGCTACTGGATAATGGTTTAGgataatgttttttctttctgcacAATTTCTACCTGatcaaattaatgaaaatattaattataaacatgCACATGGATTTTAAAGCCTTCAACTaagaaagaaaacatgttttGGTCCATGTTAAGAGGTTATGACCTTGtcagtgatacacacacacacacacacacacacacacatatatatatatatatatatatatatatatatatatatatatatatatgtgaacattttatttgtatgtcaTGTTGcctatatattattgtttttacaaaacGGAATATAACTCCATTTGGTGACTGAATGTTGGCTATTAATAGGGTTAACAGtctttgataatatatatatata from Carassius auratus strain Wakin chromosome 26, ASM336829v1, whole genome shotgun sequence carries:
- the LOC113044339 gene encoding IQ domain-containing protein E-like isoform X3; the encoded protein is MSVLARELVTEEDLAEDSVCSSYVSDTEKKSRKKKVSGRPPPSPRSPYLNSANLHLKRSPVASWRTVKGTQLLNYKTSPAGTPKDVWLHLQNDGHGTLSKSPKGADFIVTSQYLKEALGMKKPKYSRPASNGYVPGTPDYKDKEEMYDEIIDLKKTVQSQKAESDKMKAKLRRLEEESTKKDRQIEQLLDPVKDPEYARVLVDRKTDPRSIINRLKQRILRLEKQCKEKENALSQLQSDLKTTDMQEMKITVETYFEEVQRLQALLESTERSNKAESKNIRRQNKTLSATVLKLTNTVQHLENENQELKKDLTLEEMNMMDSPACRAKGYMDWSKQRLVRRILELEKRVEQMKNLQIAKASDSQKSPDNKGTRSETSSQSDSVNTEMEPSVIKESDVHLREAVKKLGEEKKELQEKLTQRDEELKQLSAEKDKSLKEVENVLKELIRNHEGLMQTHRQEMGALTIEINGLKEKLEEERKLRLLQDSCQVRDGSLPLTLTEPFSSSAAVPIEKNRAAKIIQTHWRSHRLQDLVLLQSCLRGHLTRQRQLDGQSQADPKTIPVAMIQSDMNAQAVQEEEVTLLQSVFRAHLKRSMLTTDRASAVTQSASSLHQKKLHLCTPPLLPRGCSQAVSANKIQTSGVTQNNGEETAEELHPANNDKMTRKELHDKSSIPGSGVFLQMAIGALGGARGV
- the LOC113044339 gene encoding IQ domain-containing protein E-like isoform X1, which gives rise to MSVLARELVTEEDLAEDSVCSSYVSDTEKKSRKKKVSGRPPPSPRSPYLNSANLHLKRSPVASWRTVKGTQLLNYKTSPAGTPKDVWLHLQNDGHGTLSKSPKGADFIVTSQYLKEALGMKKPKYSRPASNGYVPGTPDYKDKEEMYDEIIDLKKTVQSQKAESDKMKAKLRRLEEESTKKDRQIEQLLDPVKDPEYARVLVDRKTDPRSIINRLKQRILRLEKQCKEKENALSQLQSDLKTTDMQEMKITVETYFEEVQRLQALLESTERSNKAESKNIRRQNKTLSATVLKLTNTVQHLENENQELKKDLTLEEMNMMDSPACRAKGYMDWSKQRLVRRILELEKRVEQMKNLQIAKASDSQKSPDNKGTRSETSSQSDSVNTEMEPSVIKESDVHLREAVKKLGEEKKELQEKLTQRDEELKQLSAEKDKSLKEVENVLKELIRNHEGLMQTHRQEMGALTIEINGLKEKLEEERKLRLLQDSCQVRDGSLPLTLTEPFSSSAAVPIEKNRAAKIIQTHWRSHRLQDLVLLQSCLRGHLTRQRQLDGQSQADPKTIPVAMIQSDMNAQAVQEEEVTLLQSVFRAHLKRSMLTTDRASAVTQSASSLHQKKLHLCTPPLLPRGCSQAVSANKIQTSGVTQNNGEETAEELHPANNDKMTRKELHDKSSIPADLQIHQHQQSNKISNTVDSDDSDDIIVSPSKPLRKREKCLSPFRANDLI
- the LOC113044339 gene encoding IQ domain-containing protein E-like isoform X2, whose amino-acid sequence is MSVLARELVTEEDLAEDSVCSSYVSDTEKKSRKKKVSGRPPPSPRSPYLNSANLHLKRSPVASWRTVKGTQLLNYKTSPAGTPKDVWLHLQNDGHGTLSKSPKGADFIVTSQYLKEALGMKKPKYSRPASNGYVPGTPDYKDKEEMYDEIIDLKKTVQSQKAESDKMKAKLRRLEEESTKKDRQIEQLLDPVKDPEYARVLVDRKTDPRSIINRLKQRILRLEKQCKEKENALSQLQSDLKTTDMQEMKITVETYFEEVQRLQALLESTERSNKAESKNIRRQNKTLSATVLKLTNTVQHLENENQELKKDLTLEEMNMMDSPACRAKGYMDWSKQRLVRRILELEKRVEQMKNLQIAKASDSQKSPDNKGTRSETSSQSDSVNTEMEPSVIKESDVHLREAVKKLGEEKKELQEKLTQRDEELKQLSAEKDKSLKEVENVLKELIRNHEGLMQTHRQEMGALTIEINGLKEKLEEERKLRLLQDSCQVRDGSLPLTLTEPFSSSAAVPIEKNRAAKIIQTHWRSHRLQDLVLLQSCLRGHLTRQRQLDGQSQADPKTIPVAMIQSDMNAQAVQEEEVTLLQSVFRAHLKRSMLTTDRASAVTQSASSLHQKKLHLCTPPLLPRGCSQAVSANKIQTSGVTQNNGEETAEELHPANNDKMTRKELHDKSSIPDLQIHQHQQSNKISNTVDSDDSDDIIVSPSKPLRKREKCLSPFRANDLI